The region GCCACCCTCATGCCGCGGCGGGGCTGAGGTGCCGGTCGAGGTCCGGTCGCTCCTCCGCGCCGAGGGCGAGACGCGCGCGTACGGCCGCCACCTGGGGACGCTCCTCCGGTCCGGGGATTGCGTGGCGCTCACGGGGGAGCTGGGGGCCGGGAAGACGACCCTCGTGCAGGGGATCCTCGAGACCGTGCACCCGGGCGC is a window of Candidatus Eisenbacteria bacterium DNA encoding:
- a CDS encoding tRNA (adenosine(37)-N6)-threonylcarbamoyltransferase complex ATPase subunit type 1 TsaE, which produces MPVEVRSLLRAEGETRAYGRHLGTLLRSGDCVALTGELGAGKTTLVQGILETVHPGA